A genomic window from Chitinophaga pollutisoli includes:
- a CDS encoding N-acetylmuramoyl-L-alanine amidase: MRWKRVLFSGLGIGLLYTFFIQAKIAPDYGPPVQDKPIRTIVVDAGHGGSDHGATGKFSSEKDITLDVALKLGKLLEEMFPDVKIVYTRKTDRFDDVNRKAAIANEAKGDLFISIHCNAAPDIKRTVGYKTVTYRDKKKRKRTRKVPIYQSSPNPAKGTETYIWATSKNNAKSESLRNNSVIVFDANSEETQQLMDTKDPETIIMLNTLRNAFFDQSLRLSNLVEDEFTNAGRISRGARQRNEKGILVLHATAMPSVLVELGFISNPEEEKYLNSSEGQHEMAGCIARAVKRYKEELEGRHKPGSIAPRQEEPVQPATPPPARVNPAQESPAAGGPSAADADKTDYRVQLLTTEKVYTSQSSLFKNLKGVERETLRQKGKSINKYIWGNFRTEAEANAALYKARKNGFKDAFVLTYRNGERID, encoded by the coding sequence ATGCGCTGGAAAAGAGTTTTATTTTCAGGATTAGGCATAGGACTGCTCTATACCTTTTTCATTCAAGCAAAAATTGCACCGGATTACGGCCCGCCGGTGCAGGATAAACCTATACGCACCATCGTAGTCGACGCCGGCCACGGCGGGAGCGATCATGGGGCTACCGGGAAATTTTCGAGTGAGAAGGACATTACTTTAGATGTTGCCCTCAAGCTCGGCAAGCTCCTGGAAGAGATGTTCCCCGATGTAAAGATCGTGTATACACGTAAAACCGACCGTTTCGACGATGTGAACCGCAAAGCCGCCATCGCCAACGAAGCCAAGGGCGACCTCTTCATCTCGATACACTGCAACGCCGCCCCCGACATCAAACGTACCGTGGGCTATAAAACCGTTACTTACCGCGACAAAAAGAAACGCAAGCGTACCCGCAAGGTGCCCATCTACCAATCTTCCCCCAACCCCGCCAAAGGTACGGAAACCTATATTTGGGCCACCAGCAAGAACAATGCGAAGTCCGAATCCCTCCGGAACAACTCCGTGATCGTGTTCGACGCCAATTCCGAGGAAACGCAGCAGTTGATGGACACCAAGGACCCGGAGACCATCATCATGCTCAACACCCTGCGCAACGCGTTCTTCGACCAGAGCCTCCGCCTGTCGAACCTCGTGGAAGACGAGTTCACCAACGCCGGGCGGATCAGCCGCGGCGCCCGCCAGCGCAACGAGAAGGGTATCCTGGTGCTGCATGCTACCGCCATGCCCAGCGTGCTGGTGGAACTGGGCTTCATCAGCAATCCCGAAGAAGAAAAATACCTCAATTCGTCGGAAGGCCAGCACGAAATGGCAGGCTGCATTGCCCGTGCGGTTAAAAGATATAAAGAAGAACTGGAAGGACGGCACAAACCGGGCAGTATTGCGCCCCGGCAGGAAGAGCCCGTCCAGCCCGCCACTCCCCCGCCCGCGCGGGTAAATCCTGCCCAGGAGTCCCCCGCTGCCGGGGGGCCCTCCGCCGCGGATGCCGATAAAACGGATTATCGTGTACAATTGCTCACTACCGAGAAGGTGTACACGTCCCAATCCTCGCTGTTCAAAAACCTGAAGGGCGTGGAGCGCGAAACGCTCCGTCAGAAAGGGAAAAGTATTAATAAATATATATGGGGCAACTTCCGCACCGAGGCGGAAGCCAACGCCGCCCTGTACAAAGCCCGGAAAAACGGATTCAAAGACGCATTCGTGCTCACCTACCGGAATGGTGAGCGCATCGACTGA
- a CDS encoding putative LPS assembly protein LptD, whose protein sequence is MLKDEIAIAAGFQPVHFNKIFTDTVPQPHPVAFPDRKALEADTIRPRPVPVPDSIPPATADSIHLDTTSVVQTDTTGIRLSKDSLTAPVNYKAEDSIVMLVKRKEFRLYKKADVKYENTQLTGNTMDFNQATGILTSRMGLDTAGKPMDKAALNDGATSSEMDSVQYNFNTGKAMIYQTRAQYGEGFVASDKVKKQPDNTIFGFRNGYTTCNLDTPHFSFRAKKIKVIPNKLIVSGPANLEIEGIPTPLFIPFAIFPISSGQRTGLLPPQYVVNQQKGLGLENGGYYFGLGEYLDVTVRANIYSYGSWGTTISPTYRKRYKYNGGFNFSYALTRTGDQEVKEDFTRSKDFQFSWSHSQDGKARPGTNFGASVQFGTSTFNQYNVFDASRRLNNNMSSSINYSKSWVGKPYNLTLAANHNQNNLTRQYNINFPDGSFNVNTLYPFQRQEMVGNPKWYEKIGVSYNALLRNNIRFADSTFGKPAMFDNLQAGMQHQIPITLSIPVTRNIIMTPNVNYTEKWYIRRQRLAWNAADQNLDTTYENGFFRSSAMSTGASLSTALYGMYGFKGKNSRVQAIRHVMRPNVGFNYSPNLAAHEYDSLQVDAQGRKMLYSFYQGAPFGGSPNQTFAGLTFGIDNNLEMKVKSSKDTSGYRKVKILDGFGISSSYNLVADSFKLSPFMLNARTNLWEKVNISASGTFDPYQVNQFGRRIDAYAWNGENFSLGRLTNANIAMSTSFQSQDPKSKEKQRQKEEMEEEGALPEAQLEEQRRQLEMMRANPGDYVDFDIPWRLDLSYSLNYTRGRSADLLRDTTIFTQFLGFNGDFSLTPKWKIIMSSGFDFRLKQISYTTLTISRDLHCWQMSINLVPFGSYRQFSITINPKAGILRDLRINRTRQFLDL, encoded by the coding sequence TTGCTGAAAGACGAAATAGCCATTGCTGCCGGGTTTCAGCCGGTTCACTTTAACAAAATTTTCACAGACACCGTTCCGCAGCCGCACCCCGTCGCTTTCCCCGACCGGAAGGCCCTGGAAGCCGATACGATCCGCCCGCGCCCCGTGCCCGTGCCGGATTCCATCCCGCCGGCCACCGCCGATTCCATCCATCTCGATACTACTTCCGTCGTGCAAACCGACACTACCGGTATACGCCTTTCGAAGGACAGCCTCACCGCACCCGTCAATTATAAAGCGGAAGACTCCATCGTGATGCTCGTCAAAAGGAAAGAATTCCGTCTCTACAAAAAAGCCGACGTCAAATACGAAAACACCCAGCTCACGGGGAATACCATGGACTTCAACCAGGCCACCGGCATCCTCACTTCCCGCATGGGCCTTGATACCGCCGGCAAACCCATGGATAAGGCCGCATTGAACGACGGCGCCACCAGTTCCGAAATGGACTCCGTCCAGTACAATTTTAATACCGGGAAAGCCATGATCTACCAAACCCGTGCCCAATACGGCGAAGGTTTCGTGGCCAGTGATAAAGTAAAAAAGCAGCCCGACAATACCATCTTCGGTTTCCGCAATGGATATACCACCTGTAACCTCGATACGCCGCACTTCTCGTTCCGCGCCAAAAAGATCAAGGTGATCCCCAACAAACTGATCGTGTCGGGGCCGGCAAACCTGGAGATCGAAGGCATCCCCACGCCGCTTTTCATCCCCTTCGCTATTTTCCCCATCAGTTCCGGCCAGCGTACCGGCCTGCTGCCCCCGCAATACGTCGTGAACCAGCAGAAAGGCCTCGGCCTCGAAAACGGAGGGTACTACTTCGGCCTCGGCGAATACCTCGACGTCACCGTCCGCGCCAACATCTATTCCTACGGCAGCTGGGGCACCACCATCAGCCCCACATACCGCAAACGATATAAATATAACGGCGGTTTCAACTTTTCCTATGCCCTCACCCGGACCGGCGACCAGGAAGTGAAAGAGGATTTCACCCGCTCGAAGGACTTCCAGTTCTCCTGGAGCCATAGCCAGGACGGTAAGGCCCGTCCCGGTACGAATTTCGGCGCCAGCGTCCAGTTCGGAACCTCTACCTTCAACCAGTACAACGTGTTCGACGCATCGAGGAGGCTGAACAACAACATGTCGTCGTCCATCAACTATTCCAAAAGCTGGGTGGGCAAGCCTTACAACCTGACGCTCGCCGCCAACCACAACCAGAACAACCTGACCCGCCAATATAATATTAACTTCCCCGACGGGTCGTTCAACGTAAATACCCTCTATCCGTTCCAGCGCCAGGAAATGGTTGGCAACCCGAAATGGTACGAGAAGATCGGCGTAAGTTATAACGCTCTGCTGCGCAACAACATACGGTTCGCCGATTCCACTTTCGGCAAGCCGGCGATGTTCGATAACCTGCAGGCCGGCATGCAGCACCAGATCCCCATCACGCTGTCGATCCCCGTGACCCGGAACATCATCATGACGCCGAACGTGAACTATACCGAAAAATGGTATATCCGCCGGCAAAGGCTGGCCTGGAATGCGGCAGACCAGAACCTCGACACCACTTACGAGAACGGGTTTTTCCGCAGCAGCGCCATGTCTACCGGCGCCTCACTGAGCACGGCGCTTTACGGGATGTACGGGTTCAAGGGCAAGAATTCGCGCGTGCAGGCCATCCGTCACGTGATGCGCCCGAACGTAGGGTTCAACTATTCGCCCAACCTGGCCGCCCACGAGTACGACTCCCTGCAGGTGGACGCCCAGGGCCGTAAGATGCTTTACAGCTTCTACCAGGGCGCGCCCTTCGGCGGTTCTCCCAACCAAACCTTCGCGGGTTTGACCTTTGGGATCGATAACAACCTGGAAATGAAGGTGAAATCCAGCAAAGACACCTCGGGATACCGGAAAGTGAAAATCCTGGACGGTTTCGGGATCAGTTCCAGCTACAACCTTGTGGCCGACAGCTTCAAGTTGTCGCCCTTCATGCTCAACGCCCGCACCAATTTGTGGGAGAAAGTGAACATTTCCGCCAGCGGTACCTTCGACCCCTACCAGGTGAACCAGTTTGGCCGGCGGATAGACGCCTATGCCTGGAATGGCGAAAACTTCAGCCTGGGCCGCCTCACCAATGCAAATATCGCTATGAGCACGTCGTTCCAGAGCCAGGACCCGAAGTCGAAGGAGAAACAGCGGCAGAAGGAGGAAATGGAGGAAGAGGGGGCGTTGCCCGAAGCACAGCTGGAAGAACAGCGCCGCCAGCTGGAAATGATGCGCGCCAACCCGGGCGATTACGTGGATTTCGATATTCCATGGCGTTTAGACCTGTCTTACAGCCTCAACTATACCCGCGGCCGCTCGGCGGACCTGCTGCGCGATACCACTATTTTCACGCAGTTCCTGGGTTTTAACGGCGATTTCAGCCTTACGCCCAAGTGGAAGATCATCATGAGCAGCGGTTTCGATTTCCGGCTGAAACAGATCTCTTACACCACGCTCACCATATCGCGTGACTTGCACTGCTGGCAAATGAGCATCAACCTGGTGCCTTTCGGCAGCTATCGGCAGTTCAGTATCACCATCAACCCCAAAGCCGGCATCCTGCGCGATCTCCGCATCAACCGAACGCGGCAGTTCCTG